A window of the Pararge aegeria chromosome 2, ilParAegt1.1, whole genome shotgun sequence genome harbors these coding sequences:
- the LOC120634926 gene encoding alpha-endosulfine — MSESADQNEPPKDPKELEKLEEAKLKAKFPNAILGRGPGGHSAFLQKRLAKGQKFFDSGDYQMAKQRPGNLAAPFKAPAVPAKISTGDAIPTPETVPLRKTSIIQPKYQPPAHS; from the exons ATGAGTGAATCAGCTGATCAGAATGAACCTCCAAAAGAT CCAAAAGAACTGGAAAAGTTGGAAGAGGCAAAACTAAAAGCCAAGTTTCCAAATGCAATACTTGGCAGAGGCCCTGGAGGCCACTCTGCTTTTCTACAAAAAAGGCTTGCCAAGGGA CAAAAGTTCTTCGACTCGGGTGACTATCAGATGGCCAAGCAGCGGCCGGGCAACCTCGCGGCGCCGTTCAAGGCGCCGGCTGTGCCCGCGAAGATCTCCACCGGCGACGCGATCCCCACTCCCGAGACCGTGCCGCTGCGCAAGACCTCGATCATCCAACCCAAGTACCAGCCGCCCGCGCACTCCTAG